Proteins encoded together in one Allomeiothermus silvanus DSM 9946 window:
- a CDS encoding ArsR/SmtB family transcription factor, which produces MESPLHRFKAEFFKALGHPVRLAILDALREGEMSVGRLAEELGLEQPSISQQLSVLRQRGFVETRKEGTSIYYRTADPKVYAFLDLGRAIFERQLKTQSDLLSELQESSPQS; this is translated from the coding sequence ATGGAGTCGCCCTTGCACCGGTTCAAAGCCGAGTTCTTCAAAGCCCTGGGCCATCCCGTGCGCCTGGCCATCCTCGACGCGCTGCGGGAGGGGGAGATGAGCGTGGGAAGGCTGGCCGAGGAGTTGGGGCTCGAGCAGCCCAGCATCTCGCAGCAGCTCTCCGTATTGCGCCAGCGGGGCTTCGTGGAGACCCGCAAGGAGGGTACCAGCATCTACTACCGTACTGCCGACCCCAAAGTGTACGCCTTCCTCGATCTGGGAAGGGCCATTTTCGAGCGCCAGCTTAAGACCCAAAGCGACCTTCTGTCCGAGCTACAGGAAAGCTCT